The nucleotide sequence CCAGGTGAGATAAATTCTGGCGGTTTCGGCCCAATACGAATATCCTGTATACCAAGACTGAATAAACCAAGTAGAATGGCTACAGCTTTCTGTTCAAACCAAGAGAGAACAATGCTAACAGGAAGTTCGTTTACCTCACATTCAAATGCATCTGCAAGTGCTAATGCAATCTTGACTGTTGATACCGAGTTATTGCATTGACCTAGATCAATGTAACGTGGGATGTCTGTTCCTGGAACAGTTCCGTAATCAATATCGTTGAAACGGAATTTGCCGCAAGATGTTGTTAAAATGACCGTTTCTGGTGGTAGAGATGTTGCTAATGAACGATAATATTCTCCACCTTTTCCAGGAGCGTCACAGCCTGCAATGACAAAGAATCGTTTAATTTTACCCTCTTTTACCGCTTGAATGATTTCTGGAGCTAGACCGATTACGGTTTGATGATGAAAGCCCGTCATTAATGTTTCATCAGATTCAATATTTTCTTCCGGAAGCTCCAATGCTCGATTAATTAATGGAGTAAAATCATCATTTTCAATTTTTTGTACGTTTTCTAAGCCTGCGACTTCATAGGAGAACATTCTGTCTGCATAGGTTCCTTTAATTGGCATTACACAGTTTGTAGTAGCTAATATGGCGCCTGAGAACTTTTCAAATAAACGTCGCTGATCATACCAAGCTTTTCCGATATTTCCTTTTAGATGTGGATACTTTTTTAGCTTTGGATATCCATGTGCCGGTAGCATCTCAGAGTGAGTATATATATTGATTCCTTTTCCTTCAGTTTGCTTTAACAATAGTTCTAGAGCAAACAAATTGTGTCCAGTTACAACAA is from Bacillus spongiae and encodes:
- the hcp gene encoding hydroxylamine reductase; its protein translation is MFCYQCEQTPKGGCKIIGVCGKDETIASLQDTIIFGLKGIAAYRTHANQLGYTDPFVDATTHEALYLTLTNSNFNVQEHIDMAMKVGKAAIRVMELLDKAHLDRLGIPEPIKISQNKIEGRSIVVTGHNLFALELLLKQTEGKGINIYTHSEMLPAHGYPKLKKYPHLKGNIGKAWYDQRRLFEKFSGAILATTNCVMPIKGTYADRMFSYEVAGLENVQKIENDDFTPLINRALELPEENIESDETLMTGFHHQTVIGLAPEIIQAVKEGKIKRFFVIAGCDAPGKGGEYYRSLATSLPPETVILTTSCGKFRFNDIDYGTVPGTDIPRYIDLGQCNNSVSTVKIALALADAFECEVNELPVSIVLSWFEQKAVAILLGLFSLGIQDIRIGPKPPEFISPGVMQVLQETFNLKLIGDVEEDIDVMLS